A single genomic interval of bacterium harbors:
- a CDS encoding TfoX/Sxy family DNA transformation protein — protein sequence MKNKELLSLKNVGKAVLQDLELLGVHSIEQLKTQDPDDLFEKLQKVTGSKQNPCVWDVFAAIIHQANTGNALPWWYFSKLRKKS from the coding sequence ATGAAGAATAAAGAGTTATTGTCGCTTAAAAATGTTGGCAAAGCCGTTTTGCAGGATCTTGAGCTTCTTGGTGTTCATTCAATAGAACAACTGAAAACACAGGATCCAGATGATCTTTTTGAAAAACTACAAAAAGTAACTGGGTCAAAACAGAATCCATGCGTTTGGGATGTATTTGCAGCGATAATTCATCAAGCAAATACCGGTAATGCTTTGCCTTGGTGGTATTTTTCAAAATTGCGTAAAAAATCATAG
- a CDS encoding DUF167 domain-containing protein, with protein MKRVFIDLVVVPLSGRQAILKDKNGRIKLFLKSPPEGGKANCELVKYIAGILGLVQQDVSIVNGATSRKKRIAVATPLTLEVVLQLLGIENQIKLL; from the coding sequence GTGAAGCGGGTTTTTATCGACTTAGTTGTAGTTCCCTTGTCAGGAAGGCAAGCTATCCTTAAAGATAAAAATGGTAGGATAAAACTTTTCTTAAAAAGCCCTCCTGAGGGAGGGAAAGCTAATTGCGAATTAGTAAAATATATCGCAGGTATTTTGGGCCTTGTCCAACAAGATGTGTCGATTGTAAATGGAGCGACCTCTCGGAAAAAAAGGATAGCGGTTGCAACTCCGTTGACTTTAGAAGTAGTGTTACAGTTATTGGGTATTGAAAACCAGATCAAACTTTTATAA
- the polA gene encoding DNA polymerase I: MSKKQAKAEQFVKNEFLRIIFLKPMNECAMINGNDAKNKLFLIDASAFLYRAYYGLKPLHTSKGVPVQAVYAFIRMIKKLAETLSMHQLIIVWDSKGKTERHELFAEYKATRQAPPDDLFVQKDYIKRFIELAGICAVEKEGIEADDIMYSLALDATDKWNMSAVLVTSDKDMQQALQDAIIMYDPLKEVFIDQKLFFEKHGFQSERVTLFYALVGDSSDNIPGVAGIGKVTATELVAQYENMDELYKNIEKLKPKVANALLAHKANAYLSLELFTLRYYQIMLPKSDYSFNITQLAGAMPLFVELEFHSLVKQFQATDQNLSLFGLHTQSISDPTAFEKKLEFWKTKKLITVLDEKQLVLLVEQIKAKRECAVDTETDGKHPLLSQLVGVSLATDDDCAYYIPCHHETDQQIPYEIVIKHVKPLLEDPAIKKYMHNAKFDMLVFKTHGVEIKGLELDTMIAARLVNPEWQKIGLKVLSEKYFQEAMLTFDEVVASQKYDTFAQVPMQMATLYAAADAMQTQKLVPLLLQALSDQNELEYYTTVEHPLVSILCQMECEGILIDLQVLKELGVTITELLQKTSEHIFSFANEPFNLNSPKQVEQFLFNQLHLPPQKKLSKSGSYSTDQGVLQQLEELHPVIKLMLQYRELAKIQNTYVESLPLAVNPKTGRIHTSFSQTIVATGRLSSSEPNLQNIPASGLGLEVRRAFIASPGKMLISVDYSQIELRVLAYMTQDKALLKAFDEKIDIHAMTAAGIFKTTIDQVTSEQRQIGKRINFSILYGQGAHSLSKELKISHTNAQLYIDGYFAHCASVREWMDTVIAQAQKDGYIKTFWGRKRYIANINQKNKNLYQEACRVAVNSVIQGTAADIVKKGMIALDLGIKKSKTDIKMLLQIHDELILETPLTCMVEAQSIIEESLKSPVQSWNIPFEVTFKMGHNWKEVSK; encoded by the coding sequence ATGTCAAAAAAACAGGCAAAAGCGGAGCAGTTTGTAAAAAACGAATTCTTGCGTATAATTTTTCTTAAACCTATGAATGAGTGCGCGATGATCAATGGTAATGATGCTAAAAATAAACTTTTTCTGATCGATGCTTCAGCTTTTTTGTATCGTGCATATTACGGATTGAAACCTTTACATACCTCAAAAGGGGTGCCTGTTCAGGCAGTCTATGCGTTTATTAGAATGATTAAAAAGCTTGCAGAAACACTTTCAATGCACCAACTGATAATTGTGTGGGACAGCAAGGGCAAAACGGAACGGCATGAGCTGTTTGCTGAATACAAGGCAACACGACAAGCACCACCGGATGATCTGTTTGTTCAAAAGGATTACATCAAGCGATTTATCGAGCTTGCCGGCATCTGCGCGGTGGAAAAAGAGGGCATAGAAGCTGACGACATTATGTATTCATTGGCGCTTGATGCAACGGACAAGTGGAACATGTCTGCGGTACTGGTTACGTCAGATAAAGACATGCAGCAGGCGTTGCAAGATGCTATTATTATGTATGATCCACTCAAAGAGGTTTTTATTGATCAGAAACTGTTTTTTGAAAAACATGGCTTTCAATCAGAAAGAGTTACTCTTTTTTATGCGCTCGTTGGTGACAGTTCGGACAACATTCCTGGTGTTGCTGGTATTGGCAAGGTTACTGCAACGGAGTTGGTGGCTCAGTATGAAAACATGGACGAGCTTTACAAAAATATAGAAAAACTGAAACCAAAAGTAGCTAATGCGTTGCTTGCACATAAAGCTAATGCCTATCTGAGCTTAGAGCTTTTCACTCTGCGTTACTATCAGATCATGTTACCAAAAAGTGATTACAGTTTTAACATCACACAGCTTGCAGGTGCAATGCCATTATTTGTTGAGCTTGAGTTTCATTCGCTTGTAAAACAGTTTCAAGCAACCGATCAAAACTTAAGTTTATTTGGTTTACATACGCAATCAATCTCAGATCCTACGGCTTTTGAAAAAAAGCTTGAGTTTTGGAAAACAAAAAAACTGATCACCGTGCTTGATGAAAAGCAGCTTGTACTGCTTGTTGAGCAAATAAAAGCAAAAAGAGAATGCGCAGTTGACACTGAAACTGATGGCAAACATCCGTTACTGAGCCAGTTGGTTGGTGTTTCGCTTGCAACCGATGATGATTGTGCATACTATATTCCCTGTCACCATGAAACAGACCAGCAGATTCCGTATGAGATTGTCATAAAACATGTAAAGCCATTGTTAGAAGATCCTGCCATTAAAAAATATATGCATAATGCCAAATTTGACATGCTTGTATTCAAAACTCATGGTGTTGAAATTAAAGGCTTGGAACTTGATACCATGATTGCGGCGCGCTTGGTAAATCCGGAGTGGCAAAAAATTGGGCTCAAAGTGTTGTCTGAAAAATATTTTCAAGAAGCAATGCTTACGTTTGATGAGGTCGTTGCGAGTCAAAAATATGATACCTTTGCACAGGTTCCCATGCAAATGGCGACTCTTTACGCGGCCGCTGATGCGATGCAGACACAAAAACTGGTACCGCTTTTATTGCAAGCATTAAGCGATCAGAATGAGCTTGAATATTATACAACAGTTGAGCATCCACTTGTTTCGATCTTATGCCAGATGGAATGCGAGGGCATACTGATTGATCTTCAAGTTTTAAAAGAGCTTGGAGTAACAATAACAGAGCTTTTACAAAAGACTTCAGAACATATATTTTCTTTTGCGAATGAGCCATTTAATCTCAATTCGCCAAAACAGGTAGAACAGTTTTTATTCAATCAATTGCACCTTCCCCCGCAAAAAAAGCTTTCAAAGAGTGGTAGTTATTCAACTGATCAGGGTGTGTTGCAACAGCTAGAGGAACTACATCCTGTCATTAAACTTATGTTGCAGTATCGAGAATTGGCTAAAATTCAAAATACGTATGTTGAGAGTTTACCTCTGGCTGTAAATCCAAAAACAGGGCGAATACATACATCTTTTAGTCAAACCATTGTCGCAACAGGGAGATTGTCAAGTTCTGAGCCGAATTTACAAAATATTCCTGCTTCTGGCCTTGGACTAGAAGTACGAAGGGCGTTTATCGCATCGCCTGGAAAAATGCTGATTAGTGTGGATTATTCACAGATTGAACTGCGTGTGCTTGCATATATGACGCAAGACAAAGCGCTATTAAAAGCATTTGATGAAAAGATAGATATTCATGCAATGACTGCTGCCGGTATTTTCAAAACTACTATTGATCAGGTTACCTCTGAACAAAGGCAGATTGGAAAACGAATTAATTTTTCTATTTTATATGGACAGGGTGCGCATAGTCTTTCAAAAGAGCTTAAAATTTCACATACTAACGCGCAACTGTATATTGATGGGTACTTTGCTCATTGTGCGTCTGTGCGCGAGTGGATGGACACTGTTATTGCACAGGCTCAAAAAGATGGATATATAAAAACATTTTGGGGCAGAAAAAGATATATTGCCAATATTAATCAAAAAAATAAGAACTTATACCAAGAAGCCTGTCGCGTAGCGGTTAACAGTGTTATTCAAGGAACTGCCGCTGATATTGTTAAAAAAGGTATGATAGCATTAGATTTAGGAATTAAAAAATCAAAAACTGATATTAAAATGTTATTACAGATTCATGATGAGTTAATACTGGAAACGCCTTTGACATGCATGGTTGAAGCTCAATCGATTATCGAAGAGTCCTTAAAAAGTCCCGTTCAATCATGGAATATACCATTTGAAGTTACATTTAAAATGGGCCATAATTGGAAAGAGGTGAGTAAGTAA
- a CDS encoding aminoglycoside phosphotransferase family protein, with amino-acid sequence MISDLISNEMICSFLQTTYAVDVKHVARLNLGADLDTQVYQVKTNSMCDYFFKLRKENAFHESSVTIPKYLSDSGCKNVIAPVETIDQKLWSSLMGFKVILYPFINGKNAIERTFSNEQMVEFGISIKKLHSVNIPTDMAAVIPKEEFSEKWCTILKSSIQYIEQNIFEDVALHKTAVFLKEKSIQIQNIIERTKQLADVLQKQNLPYVLCHADLHKWNLLVSETGCVFIVDWDTLIFAPKERDLMFIGAGIEPDQSNIDKESELFYHGYGKTDVNHNAIAYYRYVRIVEDIAIYCQQIFFSNDDIKLKLKAFEYLASNFLTGRTVEKAYESDTLI; translated from the coding sequence TTGATTTCTGATTTAATTTCCAATGAGATGATATGCTCATTTTTGCAAACAACCTATGCAGTTGATGTCAAGCATGTAGCACGCCTTAATTTGGGAGCCGATTTAGATACACAGGTCTATCAGGTCAAGACAAATTCAATGTGTGATTATTTTTTTAAATTAAGAAAAGAAAACGCCTTTCATGAATCAAGTGTGACCATTCCCAAATATCTTTCTGATTCAGGATGTAAAAATGTTATTGCACCAGTAGAAACGATAGATCAAAAACTTTGGTCATCATTAATGGGATTCAAGGTTATTTTATATCCATTTATTAATGGAAAAAATGCTATTGAAAGAACATTTTCAAATGAACAGATGGTAGAATTTGGCATAAGTATAAAAAAGCTGCATAGTGTCAATATACCAACTGACATGGCAGCGGTAATTCCGAAGGAAGAATTTTCAGAAAAATGGTGTACCATTTTAAAATCATCGATTCAATATATCGAGCAAAATATTTTTGAAGACGTAGCTTTACACAAAACAGCGGTATTTTTAAAAGAAAAAAGCATTCAAATACAAAACATTATTGAGCGTACCAAACAACTTGCTGATGTGTTGCAAAAACAGAATCTACCATATGTTTTATGCCATGCAGATCTTCATAAATGGAATCTACTTGTTTCTGAAACAGGGTGCGTTTTTATTGTCGATTGGGATACGTTGATTTTTGCACCAAAAGAACGGGATCTCATGTTTATTGGTGCAGGTATTGAGCCAGATCAAAGCAACATTGATAAAGAATCAGAACTATTCTATCATGGATACGGCAAAACAGATGTGAATCATAATGCAATTGCATATTATCGATATGTCCGTATCGTTGAAGATATAGCGATCTATTGTCAACAGATTTTTTTCTCAAATGATGATATAAAGCTTAAATTAAAAGCATTCGAGTATCTAGCTTCAAACTTTTTGACAGGTCGTACTGTTGAGAAAGCTTATGAATCTGACACATTAATATAG
- a CDS encoding type II secretion system F family protein — MPYYKWRGLTVQGKTKNGYLFAQSVQQLDEELFKMHIALLGAKDTSWLMFQWSITSQDKADVFMLLNELLEYGLHITDACLMIGRQSQNPKIQEVFLGVSQKLSDGLSIYEALKSYTFFFDSFACQAFFVGQETNNMQVVCKLLAAYYQTQANFHKKIYNALMMPLVTAVFLLIVAFMFFFFFVPHIAHIFKSMRITLPTSTQYMIQLSAWLHDVSHLLMVLSMSVLIVILIYFVRQSKQYKAVKEFLLLRLPFLRLIKHAYDQAQFFSFLGVLLQAGIKVDQAVYMIANMVDKDTKLHVSLQKISLQLQSGRSLSFALAQHLELFTLHQIMVIRIAQETNTVGSASQKIGSSTFSYLDQLLNRIVFLIGPTLLIVLGLCIALLVFGIYSPLMQLSFTVGQ; from the coding sequence ATGCCTTATTATAAATGGAGGGGTCTTACAGTTCAGGGAAAGACCAAGAATGGTTATCTGTTTGCTCAGTCGGTGCAACAGCTGGATGAAGAGCTTTTTAAGATGCATATTGCGTTACTTGGTGCAAAAGACACTTCATGGCTTATGTTTCAATGGTCGATTACATCACAGGACAAAGCAGATGTTTTCATGCTTTTGAATGAATTATTAGAATATGGTCTGCATATTACCGATGCATGCCTAATGATAGGACGACAGTCTCAAAATCCTAAAATACAGGAAGTATTTTTAGGTGTAAGTCAAAAACTGTCTGATGGGTTATCAATTTACGAAGCATTGAAGTCGTATACATTTTTTTTTGATTCTTTTGCATGCCAAGCTTTTTTTGTTGGACAAGAGACAAATAATATGCAGGTTGTATGTAAGTTACTTGCAGCATATTATCAAACACAAGCGAATTTTCATAAAAAAATATACAATGCGCTCATGATGCCTCTAGTAACAGCAGTTTTTCTTTTAATAGTGGCATTTATGTTTTTCTTTTTCTTTGTGCCACATATTGCACATATATTTAAAAGTATGCGTATAACCTTGCCTACATCAACGCAATACATGATTCAGCTCAGTGCGTGGCTGCATGATGTTTCACATTTGTTGATGGTTTTGAGCATGTCTGTTTTGATCGTAATACTGATCTATTTTGTGAGGCAATCAAAACAATATAAAGCAGTGAAAGAGTTTTTGCTATTACGCCTTCCGTTTTTACGTCTGATTAAGCATGCATATGATCAGGCGCAATTTTTTTCTTTTCTTGGTGTGCTGCTTCAAGCAGGTATCAAAGTTGATCAAGCTGTCTATATGATTGCCAATATGGTTGATAAAGATACGAAGTTGCATGTGAGCCTGCAAAAGATTTCATTGCAATTACAAAGTGGCAGGTCGCTATCATTTGCATTAGCACAACATCTAGAACTGTTTACGCTTCATCAAATAATGGTCATTCGCATTGCCCAAGAGACCAATACAGTTGGCTCTGCCAGTCAAAAAATTGGAAGCAGTACCTTTTCATATTTAGATCAACTGTTAAATAGGATAGTTTTTTTGATTGGCCCAACCTTATTAATAGTATTGGGGCTTTGTATCGCGTTATTAGTTTTTGGTATTTACAGTCCACTGATGCAGCTTTCGTTTACCGTTGGTCAGTGA
- a CDS encoding DUF4143 domain-containing protein, with product MAVLKYIDILEGTFMVRVLRPWFENIAKRQVKSPKLYIRDSGILHALLSIAQPEALYVYPKLGASWEGFALEAIINQYELQSHDCFFGRLRVVRSLIFLLSKMGKG from the coding sequence ATGGCGGTTTTAAAATATATCGATATCCTGGAAGGCACGTTTATGGTTCGTGTTTTGCGGCCTTGGTTTGAAAATATTGCCAAAAGGCAGGTAAAATCACCGAAACTCTATATTCGTGACTCGGGAATTTTGCACGCGTTGCTTTCAATTGCGCAGCCTGAAGCGTTGTATGTGTACCCAAAACTTGGTGCGTCGTGGGAAGGCTTTGCGCTGGAAGCGATCATCAACCAGTATGAGTTGCAGTCGCACGATTGCTTTTTTGGTCGACTCAGGGTGGTGCGGAGCTTGATCTTTTTACTATCAAAAATGGGAAAAGGTTAG
- the rho gene encoding transcription termination factor Rho, with the protein MALVQKTEPVTTEKAADLGAHNETDYAVRPHQGNSSGRNQSGNVRRRSPRSYQERNEQRPRHVTHQSQNTADGQSQDKGGSAQQATFNDNRPFEERSLNELIGYARKLGIVGSTLKSKIELIERIKYVQAHPDLEMEVEGVLEKLPDGFGFLRSAHYDYVSGPDDVYVSPSQIRRFNLRPGDMINGVIRKPKEGEKYFALLKVNKINYQDPASLIDRPHFERLSPLHPSKKFNLEHEPTKFATRIMDLFTPVGKGQRGLIVAPPKVGKTLLVKEFAQSIIANHPEVFLIVLLVDERPEEVADMERTVKGFTAEVISSTFDESAERHVQVAETVLEKAKRLVECGKDVVILLDSLTRLARAYNTIAPASGKILTGGIDANALQRPKRFFGAARATEEAGSLTIMATAMIDNGSRMDEVIYEEFKGTGNMEMHMTRKLSNKRIFPAFDLLISGTRRDDLLYPEEDLNRVWILQKFLSNMNTIEAMEFLIEKMKKHKVNRDFLDSMNKKDDKNTQNSNNI; encoded by the coding sequence TTGGCGCTAGTACAAAAAACCGAACCGGTTACTACTGAAAAAGCTGCTGATTTAGGTGCTCATAATGAAACTGATTATGCTGTTAGACCTCATCAAGGTAATAGCTCAGGCAGAAATCAATCAGGTAATGTACGACGTCGTTCGCCAAGATCTTACCAAGAACGTAATGAGCAGCGCCCGCGTCATGTTACACATCAATCACAAAATACTGCTGATGGTCAATCTCAAGATAAAGGTGGATCTGCACAGCAAGCAACCTTTAATGACAATCGACCTTTTGAAGAACGTTCATTAAATGAGCTTATAGGATACGCGCGAAAACTTGGTATTGTAGGTTCAACTTTGAAAAGCAAAATTGAACTTATTGAAAGAATTAAATATGTTCAAGCTCATCCAGATTTGGAAATGGAAGTTGAGGGGGTATTAGAAAAACTGCCTGATGGATTTGGGTTTTTGCGTTCAGCTCATTATGATTATGTATCTGGTCCTGATGATGTGTATGTTTCACCATCACAAATTAGAAGATTTAATTTGCGACCTGGTGATATGATTAATGGGGTTATTAGAAAACCAAAAGAGGGTGAAAAATATTTTGCACTACTTAAGGTCAATAAAATTAACTATCAGGATCCAGCCTCACTTATCGATAGGCCACATTTTGAAAGACTAAGCCCTTTGCATCCTTCTAAAAAATTTAATTTAGAGCATGAACCTACAAAATTTGCAACCAGAATCATGGATCTTTTTACACCAGTTGGTAAAGGTCAACGTGGTTTAATTGTTGCCCCACCCAAAGTGGGTAAAACTCTTCTTGTAAAAGAGTTTGCACAAAGTATTATCGCAAATCATCCTGAAGTATTTTTGATTGTGTTGCTTGTAGATGAACGTCCTGAAGAAGTTGCTGATATGGAACGAACGGTAAAAGGTTTTACCGCTGAAGTGATCAGTTCTACGTTTGATGAATCTGCAGAAAGACATGTGCAGGTTGCAGAAACGGTTCTTGAAAAAGCAAAACGGCTTGTAGAGTGTGGTAAAGATGTTGTGATTCTTTTAGATTCTTTGACCCGTCTTGCCCGTGCTTATAATACCATTGCGCCTGCCTCCGGTAAGATATTGACTGGTGGTATTGATGCGAATGCATTACAGCGTCCAAAACGTTTTTTCGGGGCAGCGCGAGCAACTGAAGAAGCTGGATCTTTAACAATTATGGCTACTGCTATGATTGATAATGGTTCGCGAATGGATGAAGTGATTTATGAAGAGTTTAAAGGTACGGGAAATATGGAAATGCATATGACGCGTAAACTATCTAATAAAAGAATTTTCCCTGCCTTTGACCTTTTAATCTCTGGTACGCGTCGTGACGATCTGTTATATCCTGAAGAGGATTTAAATCGTGTATGGATTTTACAAAAATTTTTATCCAATATGAATACAATCGAAGCGATGGAATTTTTGATTGAAAAGATGAAAAAGCACAAAGTAAATCGCGATTTTCTGGATTCTATGAATAAAAAAGATGATAAAAATACCCAAAATAGCAATAATATTTAA
- the rpmA gene encoding 50S ribosomal protein L27 — translation MATSKSGGSTQNGRDSESKRLGVKIFSGEKVTGGEILVRQRGTNFHPGSGVGRGGDDTLFAIDEGSVRFHYGRKGRRYISIIPLP, via the coding sequence GTGGCAACAAGTAAATCTGGTGGTTCTACACAGAATGGTCGCGATAGCGAAAGCAAACGTTTAGGCGTTAAGATCTTTAGTGGAGAGAAAGTTACAGGGGGTGAAATACTTGTAAGACAGCGTGGTACGAACTTCCATCCTGGTAGTGGTGTTGGTAGGGGTGGTGATGATACCTTGTTTGCTATAGATGAAGGATCTGTCCGTTTTCACTATGGACGAAAAGGGCGCCGTTATATTTCGATTATACCTTTACCTTAA
- the secF gene encoding protein translocase subunit SecF, protein MIQFIKYRAVVAFGSFLFLGAFCVMAVRQYLDRGIVFSYSIDFTGGTQVLCKANVPVNVDDLMNALSTNGWLNADVRLFENNEFMVKVQDFSNNPKGLAEKIRTVLEPVVQGPLEILQTEGVGAAVGESLRTKSFKAILISLLAMLLYIAFRFWSVAFALGAVFALLHDSIAMLAMLFFFDKEISMNVIAAILAVLGYSINDTIVIFSRIRQDLARRKNQDLADVVNESINRTLTRTILTSLSTILPVLAMFLFGGKALHTSSFALLVGILFGTYSSIYIASPIMMLFYREPR, encoded by the coding sequence GTGATTCAATTTATTAAATATCGTGCGGTTGTTGCGTTTGGTTCATTCCTTTTTTTGGGTGCTTTTTGCGTTATGGCGGTTCGTCAATATCTTGACAGGGGTATAGTTTTTTCTTACAGCATCGACTTTACCGGCGGTACACAGGTTCTTTGCAAGGCTAATGTTCCTGTCAATGTAGATGATTTGATGAATGCATTGTCTACTAATGGATGGCTTAATGCGGATGTGCGGTTATTTGAAAATAATGAATTCATGGTGAAGGTACAAGATTTCTCGAATAATCCAAAAGGTCTTGCAGAAAAAATACGTACAGTATTAGAACCCGTTGTGCAAGGGCCTTTAGAAATTCTTCAAACAGAAGGTGTTGGTGCAGCAGTTGGTGAAAGTCTGAGGACTAAGTCTTTCAAAGCGATTCTGATATCCCTTTTAGCTATGCTTTTGTATATAGCATTCCGTTTTTGGTCTGTGGCTTTTGCTCTTGGTGCAGTGTTTGCACTCTTGCATGATTCTATAGCGATGCTTGCAATGTTGTTTTTTTTCGACAAAGAGATATCAATGAATGTTATTGCAGCAATTTTGGCTGTGTTAGGTTATTCAATCAATGATACGATTGTTATTTTTTCAAGAATTAGACAGGATCTAGCGCGTAGGAAGAATCAGGACTTAGCTGACGTTGTCAATGAAAGTATAAACCGTACCTTGACGCGCACAATTTTGACAAGTTTGTCAACTATATTGCCTGTGCTTGCAATGTTTTTATTTGGCGGAAAGGCGTTGCATACATCTTCATTTGCGCTTTTAGTGGGCATACTTTTTGGTACTTATTCGTCTATCTATATTGCAAGTCCAATTATGATGTTATTTTATCGTGAGCCACGATAA